A region from the Silene latifolia isolate original U9 population chromosome 7, ASM4854445v1, whole genome shotgun sequence genome encodes:
- the LOC141593084 gene encoding autophagy-related protein 8C-like, with protein MAKSSFKFDYPLEKRQAEAARIRDKYPERIPVIVEKAERSDIPDIDKKKYLVPAELTVGQFVYVVRKRVNISPEKAIFMFVKNILPPTAALMSAIYEENKDEDGFLYMTYSGENVFGLSCRYS; from the exons ATGGCGAAAAGTTCATTCAAATTTGATTACCCTCTTG AAAAAAGGCAAGCAGAAGCCGCTCGTATCAGGGATAAGTATCCTGAGAGAATACCT GTGATTGTAGAGAAGGCTGAACGGAGCGACATACCCGACATTGATAAGAAAAA GTACCTTGTACCAGCTGAATTGACAGTAGGACAATTTGTCTATGTGGTGAGAAAGCGAGTGAATATTAGTCCAGAGAAGGCGATATTTATGTTCGTAAAAAACATTTTACCTCCAACTG CTGCCTTGATGTCGGCAATTTATGAAGAAAATAAGGATGAAGACGGTTTCCTCTACATGACTTACAGCGGCGAGAatgtgtttggattgagttgcAGGTATAGCTGA
- the LOC141593083 gene encoding 5'-adenylylsulfate reductase 1, chloroplastic-like, which yields MAMAVTTSSSSSSILSSIPSDLKVNSYDVVRHQMYLNLTTRRTCAIKPLRAAESRRSDSVVPLAVSATLVAPKTEEEVIFVKDEEVEVLDYEKLAKELEKASPLEIMDKALATFGNDIAIAFSGAEDVALIEYAKLTGRPFRVFSLDTGRLNPETYRFFDQVEKQYGIHIEYMFPDAVEVQALVRTKGLFSFYEDGHQECCRVRKVRPLRRALKGLRAWITGQRKDQSPGTRSEVPVVQVDPVFEGLEGGVGSLVKWNPVANVDGKDVWNFLRAMNVPVNTLHAQGYVSIGCEPCTRPVLPGQHEREGRWWWEDAKAKECGLHKGNLKNEGSEEVNGSVQANGEVADIFESQNLVNLSRSGIENLLRLEDRRDPWIVVLYAPWCQFCQGMEASYVELADKLAGSGVKVGKFRADGDEKAFAKSELQLGSFPTILFFPKHTSQPIKYPSEKRDVDSLSAFVNALR from the exons ATGGCAATGGCAGTAAcaacttcatcatcatcttcttcaattcTCTCTTCTATTCCTTCTGACCTCAAAG TAAACTCGTACGATGTTGTTCGCCACCAAATGTATCTCAATTTGACGACAAGACGCACGTGTGCAATCAAGCCGTTACGCGCTGCCGAGTCGCGGCGGAGTGACTCGGTTGTTCCACTCGCTGTTTCCGCCACGCTCGTTGCGCCTAAAACtg AGGAGGAAGTGATCTTCGTAAAAGACGAAGAAGTTGAAGTGTTGGATTATGAGAAGTTGGCTAAGGAGCTTGAGAAAGCGTCTCCGCTTGAAATTATGGACAAGGCACTTGCTACTTTCGGAAATGACATTGCTATTGCTTTCAG TGGTGCGgaagatgttgcgttgattgagTACGCCAAATTAACTGGCAGACCTTTTAGAGTCTTCAGCTTAGATACAGGGAGGTTAAACCCTGAGACATACCGCTTTTTCGACCAGGTTGAAAAGCAGTATGGCATCCACATTGAGTACATGTTCCCTGACGCGGTGGAAGTCCAAGCCTTAGTTAGGACCAAGGGTCTCTTCTCCTTCTACGAGGATGGTCACCAGGAGTGCTGCCGTGTTAGAAAGGTTAGGCCACTTAGGAGGGCCTTGAAAGGGTTGCGGGCCTGGATTACAGGCCAAAGGAAGGATCAGTCTCCCGGGACGCGGTCTGAGGTCCCCGTTGTTCAAGTGGATCCCGTCTTTGAGGGGTTGGAAGGCGGAGTTGGCAGTCTTGTTAAGTGGAACCCTGTTGCAAACGTTGACGGGAAAGACGTTTGGAACTTTTTAAGGGCCATGAATGTGCCCGTTAACACATTGCACGCTCAAGGATACGTGTCCATCGGGTGTGAGCCATGCACGAGGCCAGTACTTCCAGGACAGCATGAGAGAGAAGGAAGATGGTGGTGGGAAGACGCCAAGGCCAAGGAGTGCGGCCTTCACAAGGGTAATCTTAAAAATGAGGGGTCGGAAGAGGTGAATGGAAGTGTCCAAGCAAATGGTGAAGTCGCTGATATTTTCGAGTCGCAAAATTTGGTGAACTTGAGTAGATCAGGCATTGAGAATTTGTTAAGGTTGGAGGACAGGAGAGACCCGTGGATTGTTGTCCTCTACGCTCCATGGTGCCAATTTTGCCAG GGTATGGAAGCCTCATACGTAGAATTGGCTGATAAGTTGGCCGGAAGTGGAGTAAAGGTTGGAAAATTCAGGGCAGACGGCGATGAAAAGGCCTTTGCTAAGAGTGAATTGCAGCTAGGAAGCTTCCCAACTATATTGTTCTTCCCTAAACACACATCTCAGCCCATCAAATACCCGTCAGAAAAGAGGGACGTTGATTCGCTCTCGGCTTTCGTCAACGCTCTCAGATGA